The Rhea pennata isolate bPtePen1 chromosome 9, bPtePen1.pri, whole genome shotgun sequence genome has a segment encoding these proteins:
- the EIF4G1 gene encoding eukaryotic translation initiation factor 4 gamma 1 isoform X1 has translation MNKAPQPTGGAPTAPHPAPSPGLPQSTFPPGQTAPVVFNPAPTSQMNTPSQPRQHFYQNRAQPPTSASRVQSNTTARPGPPAHVYPAASQVMMIPSQISYTPSQGAYYIPGQGRSTYVVPTQQYPVQPGAPGFYPGASPTEFGTYAGAYYPAQGVQQFPAGVPTAQVMMSQQPPIPPKRERKTIRIRDPNQGGKDITEEIMSGARTSSTPTPPQAGSGLEPQANGETPHVAVIVRPDDRPKPALVVSKPVSLEPSKSASPSPPPPLIPEMEPVLLSAVTLVPMEPPVDADTKAELGEVLPDPHETFSAITTVPGAVELPLVPAPDMDTVVLEEEAAIPLLEPAPEVPELPEVQPVPVVPTMPAGPPVPAPASPPLVLQAPEAPAKPASPSPPPPPEEPCPEDAAEANGVLEEVPEPVPEAPVCQLAPVPAPELVPAPVLDSPIAQPEELPLPNGVEGTDKVEPSEEQPESDVSPISEPEEPAQPDTPSSPPAEEEEEESEGPAEAQERSSSPAPAPLQTSEATAPVAMSVPKKKRRMKELNKKEAVGDLLDAFKESQISDSASEAENKPPASAPAHEAEDAAPTRPQEESEETWEEKEDKLAPEKGKAVDQKYRYKEEQWKPLNPEEKKRYDREFLLGFQFIFASMQKPEGLPQITDVVLDKPCLLPLQANKTPLRALDPIRLSGMNCSPDFTPSFANLGRPVMGNRSLPSGLGPRRSQQSQRKEPRKIIATVSLNEDVKLNKAEKAWKPSSKRASEEEDPENIKTQELLRRVRSILNKLTPQMFQQLMKQVMELSIDTEERLKGVIDLVFEKAISEPNFSVAYANMCRCLMGLKVPTTDKPTVTVNFRKLLLNRCQKEFEKDKDDDEIFEKRQKEMDDASAPEEKARMKDELEEARDKARRRSLGNIKFIGELFKLKMLTEAIMHDCVVKLLKNHDEESLECLCRLLTTIGKDLDFEKAKPRMDQYFNQMEKIIKEKKTSSRIRFMLQDVIDLRRNSWVPRRGDQGPKTIDQIHKEAEMEEHREHIKVQQLMSKDKRRGPPGPSSSSGRGSLVADDGWNTVPISKGNRPIDTSRLTKITKPGSIDSNNQLFAPGGRLSWGKGSSGGSGAKPADSASDSGRPATSTLNRFSALQQSTPAESLESRRVVQRSSSSRDRSEKAGDRGDRESRSEKGSDRLERPDRGERGERNRSALTKRSFSKETEDRSWEREKQGGPEAVRKAASMTEERDRSRETIKQEPAPPAEPPKPTLSEEELEKKSKAIIEEYLHINDMKEALQCVQELGSPSSLYVFVRNGIESTLERSTISREHMGVLLFQLVKAGTLSKEQYYKGLREILEIAEDMEIDIPHIWLYLAELIAPILHEEGIPMEELFREITKPLVPIGKATTLLVEVLGLLCKGMSQKKAGKLWRDGGLSWKEFLPEDQDVNKFVTEQKLEYTMGDSSDTPSRKELTSEELCKQMDKLLKENSNNQRIYDWIEANLSEQQVSSNTFIRALMTSVCHSAIVFENPYRVDAQVIRNRAKLLQKYMRDEQKELQALYALQALVVKLDQPPNLLRMFFDALYDEDVIKEEAFYKWESSKDAAEQQGKGVALKSVTAFFTWLREAEDESDNN, from the exons ATGAACAAAGCTCCACAGCCCACAGGAGGAGCCCCGACAGCCCCGCACCCTGCCCCTTCTCCTGGACTTCCACAG tCGACGTTCCCACCCGGTCAGACGGCACCCGTGGTTTTTAACCCAGCACCGACCTCACAAATGAATACGCCTTCTCAGCCGCGACAG CATTTCTACCAGAACAGGGCGCAGCCTCCCACGAGCGCGTCTCGCGTGCAGAGTAACACGacggcccggcctggcccgccTGCCCATGTGTATccagctgcttcccaggtgATGATGATACCCTCCCAGATATCCTACACACCTTCCCAAGGAGCGTATTACATTCCCGGACAG GGTCGCTCCACGTACGTTGTCCCGACCCAGCAGTACCCAGTGCAGCCTGGTGCCCCCGGTTTTTACCCTGGAGCTAGCCCTACAGAGTTCGGGACTTACG cgGGTGCCTATTACCCAGCCCAGGGGGTGCAGCAGTTCCCGGCGGGGGTCCCCACGGCCCAGGTCATGATGAGCCAGCAGCCACCAATTCCCCCAAAGCGAGAGCGCAAGACG ATCCGGATACGAGACCCTAACCAAGGCGGCAAAGATATCACTGAAGAAATCATGTCAGGAGCAAGGACCTCATCCACCCCCACACCTCCCCAG GCTGGAAGTGGTTTGGAGCCGCAGGCCAACGGAGAGACGCCGCATGTAGCAGTTATTGTCCGACCGG ATGACCGCCCGAAACCCGCGCTGGTGGTAAGCAAGCCTGTCTCCTTGGAGCCCAGCAAGTCGGCGTCGCCGtcacctccccctcccctcatTCCTGAGATGGAGCCCGTGCTGCTCTCAGCCGTGACGCTGGTGCCAATGGAGCCCCCCGTGGATGCGGACACTAAAGCGGAGCTGGGCGAGGTGCTGCCTGACCCGCACGAGACTTTTAGCGCCATCACTACAGTGCCAGGGGCTGTGGAGCTGCCCCTCGTGCCTGCCCCCGACATGGACACTGTGGTCCTGGAGGAGGAAGCTGCCATTCCCCTCCTAGAGCCTGCCCCGGAGGTGCCTGAGCTGCCTGAGGTGCAGCCGGTGCCTGTTGTCCCCACGATGCCAGCCGGGCCCCCAGTGCCGGCACCGGCGTCGCCTCCGCTTGTACTGCAGGCCCCTGAAGCACCCGCCAAACccgcctcccccagccccccgccACCCCCGGAAGAGCCCTGCCCTGAGGACGCAGCCGAGGCCAACGGGGTCTTAGAGGAGGTGCCCGAGCCGGTCCCCGAGGCACCTGTGTGCCAGCTGGCACCTGTGCCAGCACCTGAGCTGGTGCCTGCGCCCGTCCTGGACTCTCCCATCGCCCAGCCCGAAGAGCTGCCTCTACCCAACGGGGTGGAGGGCACGGACAAAGTGGAGCCAAGTGAGGAGCAGCCAGAGTCGGATGTCAGCCCCATCTCGGAACCCGAGGAGCCGGCCCAGCCGGAcacccccagctcccccccggcggaggaggaggaggaggagagcgaAGGCCCTGCCGAGGCCCAGGAGCGGAGTTCGAGCCCGGCCCCTGCCCCTTTGCAGACCTCGGAGGCGACTGCACCAG TCGCCATGTCGGTGCCAAAGAAAAAGCGACGAATGAAGGAACTGAACAAGAAGGAGGCAGTAGGCGATTTGCTGGATGCCTTTAAAGAG TCTCAGATCAGTGACAGTGCCTCAGAGGCGGAGAACAAGCCCCCTGCATCCGCCCCTGCCCACGAAGCAGAGGACGCAGCCCCCACGCGTCCCCAGGAGGAGTCAGAGGAGACgtgggaggaaaaagaggacaAGCTGGCCCCAGAGAAGGGCAAGGCTGTGGATCAGAAGTACCGCTATAAGGAAG AGCAATGGAAGCCCCTGAACCCTGAGGAGAAGAAGCGATACGACCGCGAGTTCCTGCTGGGCTTCCAATTCATCTTTGCCAGCATGCAGAAACCTGAGGGGCTTCCTCAGATCACGGACGTGGTGCTGGACAAG CCCTGTCTTCTCCCTTTGCAGGCCAACAAGACGCCTCTGAGGGCGCTGGACCCCATCCGCCTCAGTGGCATGAACTGCAGCCCTGACTTCACCCCCTCCTTTGCCAACCTCGGCCGGCCTGTCATGGGTAACCGGAGCCTG CCCTCAGGGTTGGGTCCCCGCCGCTCTCAGCAGAGCCAGAGGAAGGAACCCCGCAAAATCATTGCCACTGTGTCCCTCAATGAGGATGTCAAGCTGAATAAGGCTGAAAAGGCCTGGAAACCCAGCAGCAAGCGTGCCTCGGAGGAGGAGGATCCTGAGAACATCAAGACACAG GAACTGCTCCGCCGTGTCCGCAGCATCCTCAACAAGCTGACACCCCAGATGTTTCAGCAGCTGATGAAGCAGGTGATGGAGTTATCCATTGACACGGAGGAGCGGCTCAAGGGTGTCATCGACCTCGTCTTCGAGAAGGCCATCTCGGAGCCAAACTTCTCTGTTGCCTATGCTAACATGTGCCGTTGCCTTATGGGG ctcaAAGTGCCCACAACAGACAAGCCCACGGTGACTGTGAACTTCCGCAAACTGCTGCTCAACCGCTGCCAGAAAGAGTTTGAGAAGGACAAGGATGACGATGAGATCTTTGAGAAGCGTCAGAAGGAGATGGATGATGCCAGTGCT CCCGAGGAGAAGGCACGCATGAAGGATGAGTTGGAGGAAGCGCGGGATAAGGCCCGCCGAAGATCCCTGGGCAACATCAAGTTCATCGGGGAGCTGTTCAAACTGAAAATGCTGACGGAGGCCATCATGCATGACTGCGTGGTGAAACTGCTCAAAAACCATGATGAGGAGTCTCTTGAGTGCCTTTGCCGCTTGCTTACCACTATTGGCAAGGACTTGGACTTCGAGAAGGCGAAG cccaggatgGACCAGTACTTCAACCAGATGGAGAAGATCATCAAAGAGAAGAAGACATCATCCCGCATCCGTTTCATGCTGCAGGATGTGATTGACCTCAGACGG AATAGCTGGGTGCCACGGCGAGGAGACCAGGGCCCCAAAACCATCGACCAGATCCACAAGGAAGCAGAGATGGAGGAGCATCGGGAACATATCAAAGTGCAGCAGTTGATGTCGAAGGACAAGAGGAGAGGACCCCCTGGGCCATCCTCCAGCA GTGGCCGCGGGAGCCTGGTCGCGGATGACGGCTGGAACACAGTGCCCATCAGCAAGGGCAACCGGCCCATTGACACCAGCAGGCTAACAAAGATCACCAAG cctggatcAATCGACTCCAACAACCAGCTCTTTGCGCCAGGCGGGCGGCTGAGCTGGGGCAAAGGCAGCAGCGGAGGCTCTGGTGCGAAGCCTGCAGATTCAG CATCTGATTCAGGGCGACCGGCCACGAGCACCTTGAACCGCTTCTCAGCACTCCAGCAGTCCACCCCTGCCGAGAGCCTGGAGTCCCGTCGCGTGGTGCAGAG AAGCAGCTCCAGCCGCGACCGGTCAGAGAAGGCTGGGGACAGAGGGGACCGGGAGTCGCGTTCGGAAAAGGGCAGCGACCGCCTGGAGCGTCCTGACCGGGGGGAGCGGGGAGAGAGGAACAGGTCTGCCCTCACCAAGAGGAGCTTCAGCAAAGAGACAGAGGACCGGAGCTGGGAACGGGAGAAGCAAGGCGGCCCCGAGGCCGTACGCAAGGCTGCTAGCATGACGGAGGAGCGGGACAGGAGCCGAGAGACAA TTAAGCAAgagccagcacctcctgcagAACCCCCCAAGCCCACACTATCAGAAGAAGAGCTAGAGAAGAAATCTAAGGCAATTATAGAGGAATACCTGCACATCAACGACATGAag gaggccctgcagTGCgtgcaggagctgggcagccCCTCCTCGCTCTACGTCTTTGTGCGGAATGGCATCGAGTCCACGCTGGAGAGGAGCACAATTTCTCGAGAGCACATGGGAGTCCTGCTGTTCCAGTTGGTGAAGGCTGGCACGCTCTCCAAGGAGCAGTACTACAAAGG GCTGCGGGAGATCCTGGAGATTGCGGAAGACATGGAGATTGACATCCCACACATCTGGCTGTACCTGGCTGAGCTTATCGCACCCATCCTGCACGAGGAAGGCATTCCTATGGAGGAGCTGTTCAG GGAGATAACAAAACCCTTGGTGCCCATCGGGAAGGCCACTACACTGCTGGTTGAGGTGCTGGGCTTGTTGTGCAAGGGCATG AGCCAGAAGAAAGCAGGCAAGCTGTGGCGGGATGGGGGCCTAAGCTGGAAGGAATTCCTGCCTGAGGACCAGGATGTCAACAAATTTGTCACAGAGCAG AAATTAGAGTACACGATGGGAGACAGCTCAGACACGCCGAGCCGCAAGGAGCTGACCTCAGAGGAGCTGTGCAAGCAGATGGACAAATTGCTGAAGGAGAACTCAAACAACCAAAGAATATATGACTGGATCGAG GCTAACCTAAGTGAGCAGCAGGTCTCATCCAACACGTTTATCAGGGCGCTGATGACGTCCGTGTGCCATTCGGCCATAGTCT TTGAGAACCCATACCGCGTAGACGCCCAGGTCATCCGCAACCGGGCCAAGCTACTGCAGAAGTACATGCGGGACGAGCAGAAGGAGCTCCAGGCACTCTATGCCCTGCAGGCCTTGGTGGTGAAGTTGGACCAGCCTCCAA ACCTGCTCAGAATGTTCTTCGATGCCCTCTACGACGAGGACGTCATCAAAGAGGAGGCCTTCTACAAGTGGGAGTCAAGCAAGGATGCAGCTGAGCAGCAAGGCAAAGGGGTGGCCCTCAAATCAGTGACAGCATTTTTCACCTGGCTCCGGGAAGCCGAGGATGAGTCGGACAATAACTGA
- the EIF4G1 gene encoding eukaryotic translation initiation factor 4 gamma 1 isoform X3 — MNKAPQPTGGAPTAPHPAPSPGLPQSTFPPGQTAPVVFNPAPTSQMNTPSQPRQHFYQNRAQPPTSASRVQSNTTARPGPPAHVYPAASQVMMIPSQISYTPSQGAYYIPGQGRSTYVVPTQQYPVQPGAPGFYPGASPTEFGTYAGAYYPAQGVQQFPAGVPTAQVMMSQQPPIPPKRERKTIRIRDPNQGGKDITEEIMSGARTSSTPTPPQAGSGLEPQANGETPHVAVIVRPDDRPKPALVVSKPVSLEPSKSASPSPPPPLIPEMEPVLLSAVTLVPMEPPVDADTKAELGEVLPDPHETFSAITTVPGAVELPLVPAPDMDTVVLEEEAAIPLLEPAPEVPELPEVQPVPVVPTMPAGPPVPAPASPPLVLQAPEAPAKPASPSPPPPPEEPCPEDAAEANGVLEEVPEPVPEAPVCQLAPVPAPELVPAPVLDSPIAQPEELPLPNGVEGTDKVEPSEEQPESDVSPISEPEEPAQPDTPSSPPAEEEEEESEGPAEAQERSSSPAPAPLQTSEATAPVAMSVPKKKRRMKELNKKEAVGDLLDAFKESQISDSASEAENKPPASAPAHEAEDAAPTRPQEESEETWEEKEDKLAPEKGKAVDQKYRYKEEQWKPLNPEEKKRYDREFLLGFQFIFASMQKPEGLPQITDVVLDKANKTPLRALDPIRLSGMNCSPDFTPSFANLGRPVMGNRSLPSGLGPRRSQQSQRKEPRKIIATVSLNEDVKLNKAEKAWKPSSKRASEEEDPENIKTQELLRRVRSILNKLTPQMFQQLMKQVMELSIDTEERLKGVIDLVFEKAISEPNFSVAYANMCRCLMGLKVPTTDKPTVTVNFRKLLLNRCQKEFEKDKDDDEIFEKRQKEMDDASAPEEKARMKDELEEARDKARRRSLGNIKFIGELFKLKMLTEAIMHDCVVKLLKNHDEESLECLCRLLTTIGKDLDFEKAKPRMDQYFNQMEKIIKEKKTSSRIRFMLQDVIDLRRNSWVPRRGDQGPKTIDQIHKEAEMEEHREHIKVQQLMSKDKRRGPPGPSSSSGRGSLVADDGWNTVPISKGNRPIDTSRLTKITKPGSIDSNNQLFAPGGRLSWGKGSSGGSGAKPADSASDSGRPATSTLNRFSALQQSTPAESLESRRVVQRSSSSRDRSEKAGDRGDRESRSEKGSDRLERPDRGERGERNRSALTKRSFSKETEDRSWEREKQGGPEAVRKAASMTEERDRSRETIKQEPAPPAEPPKPTLSEEELEKKSKAIIEEYLHINDMKEALQCVQELGSPSSLYVFVRNGIESTLERSTISREHMGVLLFQLVKAGTLSKEQYYKGLREILEIAEDMEIDIPHIWLYLAELIAPILHEEGIPMEELFREITKPLVPIGKATTLLVEVLGLLCKGMSQKKAGKLWRDGGLSWKEFLPEDQDVNKFVTEQKLEYTMGDSSDTPSRKELTSEELCKQMDKLLKENSNNQRIYDWIEANLSEQQVSSNTFIRALMTSVCHSAIVFENPYRVDAQVIRNRAKLLQKYMRDEQKELQALYALQALVVKLDQPPNLLRMFFDALYDEDVIKEEAFYKWESSKDAAEQQGKGVALKSVTAFFTWLREAEDESDNN; from the exons ATGAACAAAGCTCCACAGCCCACAGGAGGAGCCCCGACAGCCCCGCACCCTGCCCCTTCTCCTGGACTTCCACAG tCGACGTTCCCACCCGGTCAGACGGCACCCGTGGTTTTTAACCCAGCACCGACCTCACAAATGAATACGCCTTCTCAGCCGCGACAG CATTTCTACCAGAACAGGGCGCAGCCTCCCACGAGCGCGTCTCGCGTGCAGAGTAACACGacggcccggcctggcccgccTGCCCATGTGTATccagctgcttcccaggtgATGATGATACCCTCCCAGATATCCTACACACCTTCCCAAGGAGCGTATTACATTCCCGGACAG GGTCGCTCCACGTACGTTGTCCCGACCCAGCAGTACCCAGTGCAGCCTGGTGCCCCCGGTTTTTACCCTGGAGCTAGCCCTACAGAGTTCGGGACTTACG cgGGTGCCTATTACCCAGCCCAGGGGGTGCAGCAGTTCCCGGCGGGGGTCCCCACGGCCCAGGTCATGATGAGCCAGCAGCCACCAATTCCCCCAAAGCGAGAGCGCAAGACG ATCCGGATACGAGACCCTAACCAAGGCGGCAAAGATATCACTGAAGAAATCATGTCAGGAGCAAGGACCTCATCCACCCCCACACCTCCCCAG GCTGGAAGTGGTTTGGAGCCGCAGGCCAACGGAGAGACGCCGCATGTAGCAGTTATTGTCCGACCGG ATGACCGCCCGAAACCCGCGCTGGTGGTAAGCAAGCCTGTCTCCTTGGAGCCCAGCAAGTCGGCGTCGCCGtcacctccccctcccctcatTCCTGAGATGGAGCCCGTGCTGCTCTCAGCCGTGACGCTGGTGCCAATGGAGCCCCCCGTGGATGCGGACACTAAAGCGGAGCTGGGCGAGGTGCTGCCTGACCCGCACGAGACTTTTAGCGCCATCACTACAGTGCCAGGGGCTGTGGAGCTGCCCCTCGTGCCTGCCCCCGACATGGACACTGTGGTCCTGGAGGAGGAAGCTGCCATTCCCCTCCTAGAGCCTGCCCCGGAGGTGCCTGAGCTGCCTGAGGTGCAGCCGGTGCCTGTTGTCCCCACGATGCCAGCCGGGCCCCCAGTGCCGGCACCGGCGTCGCCTCCGCTTGTACTGCAGGCCCCTGAAGCACCCGCCAAACccgcctcccccagccccccgccACCCCCGGAAGAGCCCTGCCCTGAGGACGCAGCCGAGGCCAACGGGGTCTTAGAGGAGGTGCCCGAGCCGGTCCCCGAGGCACCTGTGTGCCAGCTGGCACCTGTGCCAGCACCTGAGCTGGTGCCTGCGCCCGTCCTGGACTCTCCCATCGCCCAGCCCGAAGAGCTGCCTCTACCCAACGGGGTGGAGGGCACGGACAAAGTGGAGCCAAGTGAGGAGCAGCCAGAGTCGGATGTCAGCCCCATCTCGGAACCCGAGGAGCCGGCCCAGCCGGAcacccccagctcccccccggcggaggaggaggaggaggagagcgaAGGCCCTGCCGAGGCCCAGGAGCGGAGTTCGAGCCCGGCCCCTGCCCCTTTGCAGACCTCGGAGGCGACTGCACCAG TCGCCATGTCGGTGCCAAAGAAAAAGCGACGAATGAAGGAACTGAACAAGAAGGAGGCAGTAGGCGATTTGCTGGATGCCTTTAAAGAG TCTCAGATCAGTGACAGTGCCTCAGAGGCGGAGAACAAGCCCCCTGCATCCGCCCCTGCCCACGAAGCAGAGGACGCAGCCCCCACGCGTCCCCAGGAGGAGTCAGAGGAGACgtgggaggaaaaagaggacaAGCTGGCCCCAGAGAAGGGCAAGGCTGTGGATCAGAAGTACCGCTATAAGGAAG AGCAATGGAAGCCCCTGAACCCTGAGGAGAAGAAGCGATACGACCGCGAGTTCCTGCTGGGCTTCCAATTCATCTTTGCCAGCATGCAGAAACCTGAGGGGCTTCCTCAGATCACGGACGTGGTGCTGGACAAG GCCAACAAGACGCCTCTGAGGGCGCTGGACCCCATCCGCCTCAGTGGCATGAACTGCAGCCCTGACTTCACCCCCTCCTTTGCCAACCTCGGCCGGCCTGTCATGGGTAACCGGAGCCTG CCCTCAGGGTTGGGTCCCCGCCGCTCTCAGCAGAGCCAGAGGAAGGAACCCCGCAAAATCATTGCCACTGTGTCCCTCAATGAGGATGTCAAGCTGAATAAGGCTGAAAAGGCCTGGAAACCCAGCAGCAAGCGTGCCTCGGAGGAGGAGGATCCTGAGAACATCAAGACACAG GAACTGCTCCGCCGTGTCCGCAGCATCCTCAACAAGCTGACACCCCAGATGTTTCAGCAGCTGATGAAGCAGGTGATGGAGTTATCCATTGACACGGAGGAGCGGCTCAAGGGTGTCATCGACCTCGTCTTCGAGAAGGCCATCTCGGAGCCAAACTTCTCTGTTGCCTATGCTAACATGTGCCGTTGCCTTATGGGG ctcaAAGTGCCCACAACAGACAAGCCCACGGTGACTGTGAACTTCCGCAAACTGCTGCTCAACCGCTGCCAGAAAGAGTTTGAGAAGGACAAGGATGACGATGAGATCTTTGAGAAGCGTCAGAAGGAGATGGATGATGCCAGTGCT CCCGAGGAGAAGGCACGCATGAAGGATGAGTTGGAGGAAGCGCGGGATAAGGCCCGCCGAAGATCCCTGGGCAACATCAAGTTCATCGGGGAGCTGTTCAAACTGAAAATGCTGACGGAGGCCATCATGCATGACTGCGTGGTGAAACTGCTCAAAAACCATGATGAGGAGTCTCTTGAGTGCCTTTGCCGCTTGCTTACCACTATTGGCAAGGACTTGGACTTCGAGAAGGCGAAG cccaggatgGACCAGTACTTCAACCAGATGGAGAAGATCATCAAAGAGAAGAAGACATCATCCCGCATCCGTTTCATGCTGCAGGATGTGATTGACCTCAGACGG AATAGCTGGGTGCCACGGCGAGGAGACCAGGGCCCCAAAACCATCGACCAGATCCACAAGGAAGCAGAGATGGAGGAGCATCGGGAACATATCAAAGTGCAGCAGTTGATGTCGAAGGACAAGAGGAGAGGACCCCCTGGGCCATCCTCCAGCA GTGGCCGCGGGAGCCTGGTCGCGGATGACGGCTGGAACACAGTGCCCATCAGCAAGGGCAACCGGCCCATTGACACCAGCAGGCTAACAAAGATCACCAAG cctggatcAATCGACTCCAACAACCAGCTCTTTGCGCCAGGCGGGCGGCTGAGCTGGGGCAAAGGCAGCAGCGGAGGCTCTGGTGCGAAGCCTGCAGATTCAG CATCTGATTCAGGGCGACCGGCCACGAGCACCTTGAACCGCTTCTCAGCACTCCAGCAGTCCACCCCTGCCGAGAGCCTGGAGTCCCGTCGCGTGGTGCAGAG AAGCAGCTCCAGCCGCGACCGGTCAGAGAAGGCTGGGGACAGAGGGGACCGGGAGTCGCGTTCGGAAAAGGGCAGCGACCGCCTGGAGCGTCCTGACCGGGGGGAGCGGGGAGAGAGGAACAGGTCTGCCCTCACCAAGAGGAGCTTCAGCAAAGAGACAGAGGACCGGAGCTGGGAACGGGAGAAGCAAGGCGGCCCCGAGGCCGTACGCAAGGCTGCTAGCATGACGGAGGAGCGGGACAGGAGCCGAGAGACAA TTAAGCAAgagccagcacctcctgcagAACCCCCCAAGCCCACACTATCAGAAGAAGAGCTAGAGAAGAAATCTAAGGCAATTATAGAGGAATACCTGCACATCAACGACATGAag gaggccctgcagTGCgtgcaggagctgggcagccCCTCCTCGCTCTACGTCTTTGTGCGGAATGGCATCGAGTCCACGCTGGAGAGGAGCACAATTTCTCGAGAGCACATGGGAGTCCTGCTGTTCCAGTTGGTGAAGGCTGGCACGCTCTCCAAGGAGCAGTACTACAAAGG GCTGCGGGAGATCCTGGAGATTGCGGAAGACATGGAGATTGACATCCCACACATCTGGCTGTACCTGGCTGAGCTTATCGCACCCATCCTGCACGAGGAAGGCATTCCTATGGAGGAGCTGTTCAG GGAGATAACAAAACCCTTGGTGCCCATCGGGAAGGCCACTACACTGCTGGTTGAGGTGCTGGGCTTGTTGTGCAAGGGCATG AGCCAGAAGAAAGCAGGCAAGCTGTGGCGGGATGGGGGCCTAAGCTGGAAGGAATTCCTGCCTGAGGACCAGGATGTCAACAAATTTGTCACAGAGCAG AAATTAGAGTACACGATGGGAGACAGCTCAGACACGCCGAGCCGCAAGGAGCTGACCTCAGAGGAGCTGTGCAAGCAGATGGACAAATTGCTGAAGGAGAACTCAAACAACCAAAGAATATATGACTGGATCGAG GCTAACCTAAGTGAGCAGCAGGTCTCATCCAACACGTTTATCAGGGCGCTGATGACGTCCGTGTGCCATTCGGCCATAGTCT TTGAGAACCCATACCGCGTAGACGCCCAGGTCATCCGCAACCGGGCCAAGCTACTGCAGAAGTACATGCGGGACGAGCAGAAGGAGCTCCAGGCACTCTATGCCCTGCAGGCCTTGGTGGTGAAGTTGGACCAGCCTCCAA ACCTGCTCAGAATGTTCTTCGATGCCCTCTACGACGAGGACGTCATCAAAGAGGAGGCCTTCTACAAGTGGGAGTCAAGCAAGGATGCAGCTGAGCAGCAAGGCAAAGGGGTGGCCCTCAAATCAGTGACAGCATTTTTCACCTGGCTCCGGGAAGCCGAGGATGAGTCGGACAATAACTGA